In a genomic window of Quercus lobata isolate SW786 chromosome 4, ValleyOak3.0 Primary Assembly, whole genome shotgun sequence:
- the LOC115983453 gene encoding dirigent protein 22-like — MASVLTFFSLYLMLFSTSFTVINAVFSEQSPMAILTKHMEKLTRLHFYFHDTLDGTNPTAIRIAGPANRSFSTTFMTDDPLTEGPEASSKLVGRAQGIYAFASQHDSALLMVMNFAFLEGKYNGSALSILGRNPFLNKVREMPIVGGNGVFRYARGYALAKTVSFTPKTGDAVVEYNVSVLHF, encoded by the coding sequence ATGGCTTCTGTTCTCACTTTCTTCTCCTTGTATCTCATGCTTTTCTCAACTTCCTTCACCGTCATTAATGCGGTATTCTCTGAACAATCCCCCATGGCCATATTAACAAAACACATGGAGAAACTGACCCGCCTCCACTTCTATTTCCATGACACCCTTGATGGAACAAACCCAACTGCTATTAGAATCGCTGGACCAGCAAACAGGTCATTTAGCACTACTTTTATGACAGATGATCCATTGACTGAAGGGCCAGAGGCTAGTTCAAAGCTTGTGGGAAGAGCTCAGGGAATATATGCATTTGCTTCTCAACATGACTCTGCCTTGCTTATGGTGATGAATTTCGCTTTCTTGGAAGGTAAGTATAATGGGAGTGCCCTTAGCATTCTTGGGCGTAATCCTTTTCTCAATAAGGTCAGGGAAATGCCAATCGTTGGAGGCAATGGAGTTTTCCGATATGCTCGGGGCTATGCCTTGGCAAAGACAGTTTCGTTTACTCCAAAAACTGGAGATGCTGTGGTTGAATACAATGTGTCTGTCTTGCACTTCTGA